One genomic segment of Cellulophaga sp. HaHaR_3_176 includes these proteins:
- a CDS encoding CDP-alcohol phosphatidyltransferase family protein, with product MISIYKLKPKFQQILNPVLIFLHKCNVTANQITVASILVSFIIGLLFWNADRIHWFFLSLPIGLLLRMALNALDGMMARKFNQTSALGEVLNEMGDLVSDVIIFFPLIKFQPESSYIIIGFISLSIINEFAGVLGKVVGKERKNDGPMGKSDRALLLSIYGLLLFFSVNLTSYSRYIFGIIILLLVLSTFTRLKKALHGA from the coding sequence ATGATTTCCATTTATAAATTAAAACCCAAATTTCAACAAATTTTAAATCCTGTTTTAATTTTTTTACATAAATGTAATGTAACTGCAAATCAAATTACGGTAGCTTCTATTTTAGTATCTTTTATTATTGGATTGTTATTCTGGAACGCAGATAGGATACACTGGTTCTTCTTAAGTTTACCTATTGGACTATTGTTACGAATGGCGTTAAATGCCCTAGATGGCATGATGGCTAGAAAATTTAATCAAACCAGTGCATTAGGTGAAGTTCTAAATGAAATGGGAGATTTAGTATCTGACGTTATTATTTTCTTTCCCTTGATTAAGTTTCAACCAGAGAGCTCATATATCATCATTGGGTTTATATCATTAAGTATCATCAATGAATTTGCAGGAGTATTAGGAAAAGTAGTAGGAAAAGAACGTAAAAATGATGGTCCTATGGGTAAAAGTGATCGTGCTTTACTTTTAAGTATTTATGGTCTACTCCTATTTTTTAGTGTAAACCTTACGAGTTATTCTAGGTACATTTTTGGAATAATTATTTTATTGCTCGTACTCAGTACTTTTACACGTCTAAAGAAAGCATTACATGGAGCTTGA
- a CDS encoding phosphatase PAP2 family protein yields MDETRIAIGIRIKLAALCATVFSLFYNVNAWYASTLDYVPSFIFSFEKYTPFIAWTVIPYMTSGIFFVIVFFLCKTRQELQTLTKRVLFVSVVGGLFFLLFPLKFSFIKPETSTILFNFFFQFIEKVDSPFNEAPSLHIAFAFIFWSVFRNLKNAWRYVAAVWLMLLGLSTLTTYQHHLLDVVTGAILGQLSFIVFPAQDNNFKLRSFHLANYYFLGSWLVILLSLVVFEFYHASGLILLWPTLVLFLVGYHYQKNSIYFLKNNQGTIPWYKKIVYFPYIGLYWLFWKFLRKNKKPIELIPKLYVSSRLDYSEFQNFNGNQNTLVYDFSAELEENKAIKQNCLYNAVPLLDIGAFDIIEIKRIVLEITTHYKELPKGGKILIHCTIGVSRSTFIGILVVKNILSLPLDEAVLKIKTTHKNAVIHSYVQDFLKTINI; encoded by the coding sequence ATGGATGAAACAAGAATAGCAATAGGGATAAGAATAAAGCTAGCGGCGCTCTGTGCTACTGTATTTAGTCTGTTTTATAATGTGAATGCTTGGTATGCGTCTACGTTAGATTATGTGCCTTCATTTATTTTTAGTTTTGAGAAGTATACCCCCTTTATTGCTTGGACAGTAATTCCTTATATGACCAGCGGAATATTTTTTGTTATTGTCTTTTTTCTTTGTAAAACAAGGCAAGAACTACAGACTTTGACAAAACGGGTATTATTTGTGAGTGTTGTTGGCGGACTTTTCTTTCTATTATTCCCTTTAAAATTTTCATTCATAAAACCAGAAACGAGTACTATTTTATTCAATTTTTTCTTTCAATTTATTGAAAAAGTAGATTCTCCTTTCAATGAAGCTCCATCATTACATATTGCTTTTGCTTTTATATTTTGGTCTGTCTTTAGAAATTTGAAAAATGCGTGGCGATATGTGGCAGCAGTATGGCTCATGTTATTGGGCCTTTCCACACTCACCACCTATCAACATCATTTGCTAGATGTCGTTACTGGGGCTATTTTAGGGCAATTGAGCTTTATCGTTTTTCCAGCACAGGATAATAATTTTAAGCTGCGAAGCTTTCACCTTGCCAACTATTATTTTTTAGGAAGCTGGCTGGTGATTCTGTTAAGTCTGGTGGTCTTTGAATTTTATCATGCGAGCGGACTCATTTTATTATGGCCCACATTGGTTCTATTTTTAGTGGGGTATCATTACCAAAAAAATAGCATATACTTTTTAAAAAATAACCAGGGTACTATTCCGTGGTATAAAAAAATAGTGTATTTCCCATACATCGGGCTGTACTGGTTGTTTTGGAAATTTTTAAGGAAAAATAAAAAGCCTATAGAACTTATTCCAAAGCTGTATGTTTCGTCGAGGCTTGATTATTCAGAATTTCAAAATTTTAATGGCAATCAAAACACATTAGTGTATGATTTTTCGGCAGAATTGGAAGAAAATAAAGCAATAAAACAAAATTGTCTATACAATGCTGTTCCCTTATTGGATATCGGAGCTTTCGATATTATCGAAATTAAAAGAATCGTCTTAGAAATAACAACACATTACAAAGAATTACCTAAAGGTGGAAAAATACTAATTCATTGTACTATTGGGGTTAGTAGAAGTACATTTATAGGAATTCTTGTTGTGAAAAATATTCTATCTTTACCTTTAGACGAAGCAGTACTAAAAATAAAAACCACCCATAAAAATGCTGTAATACATAGCTATGTACAGGATTTTTTAAAGACAATCAATATATGA
- a CDS encoding DNA mismatch repair protein MutS, translating into MNKINKKTLQDLEFFTVLDQIAARCITELGKENALKVKPLGTREAILIHLGQTSEYVSSFSNDNRIPNHGFDAINNELKLLKIENATIEISGFRRIGNICSTVNTLKKFLKKFKEYYPLLFNASEEVELNLEIPAKIDTVIDRFGEIKDNASDNLRLIRYEISGLKGKINQSFTRALTTYNASEFLDEIRESVVDNRRVLAVKAMYRKKVKGSVMGTSKTGSIVYIEPEASLQFSRQLNNLEFDEREEIQRILRELTAHITPFIPELACYQDFLSHIDITSAKAKYALEMDAVLPEVSDEKEMYLRDAYHPLLYLTNKRKNEKTHPQTISLHSENRIIVISGPNAGGKSITLKTLGILQVMVQSGLLIPVHERSKICLFDRILTDIGDNQSIENHLSTYSYRLKNMNYFLRKCDENTMFLIDEFGTGSDPELGGALAEIFLEVFYERGSYGVITTHYSNLKLLANELPHATNANMLFDSKTLEPTYQLVLGQAGSSFTFEVAQKNGIPYSLINRAKKKIEHGKVRFDATIAKLQKERSSMAKTGNKLKEEESKARSEASKFEELNTKVKSKLENYQELYDSSQRMIYLGNKVNDAALKYFQDKKKRPLVSELLRIVETENSKRKKKSTQQVKIEKAKKIAVEKEVIQKVEVIREEKKVEKKTKAIVEKNKPRPVFKIGDRVRMLDGKAVGSIDKLEKNKAVVNYGIFTTNVSINQLELVEAVKKKK; encoded by the coding sequence ATGAATAAGATTAATAAAAAGACACTTCAAGATTTAGAATTTTTCACTGTTTTAGATCAAATTGCAGCTCGTTGCATTACAGAATTAGGAAAAGAAAACGCTTTGAAGGTTAAACCTCTGGGTACCAGAGAGGCAATTCTTATTCATTTAGGGCAAACATCAGAATATGTTTCTTCATTTTCAAACGATAATAGAATTCCTAATCATGGTTTTGATGCAATAAATAATGAATTAAAATTATTAAAAATAGAAAATGCCACTATTGAAATTAGTGGTTTTAGAAGAATAGGTAATATTTGTAGTACCGTAAATACTTTAAAAAAGTTTTTAAAGAAATTTAAAGAGTATTATCCGTTACTTTTTAATGCTTCAGAAGAAGTAGAATTAAATCTAGAAATACCTGCTAAAATTGATACTGTAATAGATCGTTTTGGTGAAATAAAAGATAACGCATCTGATAATTTAAGACTTATTCGTTATGAAATTAGTGGTTTAAAAGGTAAAATAAACCAAAGCTTCACAAGGGCACTTACAACCTACAACGCTTCAGAGTTTTTAGATGAAATAAGAGAGTCTGTTGTAGATAATAGACGAGTACTTGCTGTAAAAGCTATGTACCGAAAAAAGGTAAAAGGTTCTGTAATGGGAACGTCTAAAACTGGTAGTATTGTTTATATAGAACCAGAGGCTTCATTACAATTCAGTCGTCAATTAAATAATTTAGAATTTGATGAACGTGAAGAAATCCAAAGAATACTTCGTGAACTTACGGCTCACATTACCCCTTTTATACCCGAATTAGCTTGTTATCAAGATTTTTTATCTCATATAGATATTACGTCGGCCAAAGCAAAATATGCTTTAGAGATGGATGCTGTATTACCAGAAGTTAGTGATGAAAAAGAGATGTATCTAAGAGATGCTTACCACCCATTACTTTACTTAACAAATAAAAGAAAAAACGAAAAAACGCATCCGCAAACCATTTCTTTACATTCAGAAAATAGAATTATTGTTATTTCTGGGCCTAATGCAGGTGGAAAAAGTATTACACTTAAAACCTTAGGTATTTTACAGGTAATGGTGCAGAGTGGACTTTTAATACCTGTTCATGAACGTAGTAAAATATGTTTATTTGATAGAATATTGACAGATATTGGAGACAATCAATCTATTGAAAATCACTTAAGTACATACAGTTATCGATTAAAAAATATGAACTATTTTTTACGCAAATGTGATGAAAATACGATGTTTTTAATTGATGAATTTGGTACTGGTAGTGATCCCGAACTTGGTGGTGCTTTGGCTGAAATATTTTTAGAAGTTTTTTACGAGCGTGGTTCTTATGGAGTAATTACGACCCACTACTCTAACTTAAAATTACTAGCTAACGAATTACCACATGCAACTAATGCAAACATGCTTTTCGACTCTAAAACTTTAGAGCCTACATATCAATTAGTTTTAGGCCAAGCAGGTAGTTCGTTTACATTTGAGGTGGCACAAAAAAACGGAATACCCTATAGCTTAATTAATAGAGCTAAAAAGAAAATTGAGCATGGTAAGGTTCGTTTTGATGCAACTATCGCTAAACTGCAAAAAGAGCGCAGCTCAATGGCTAAAACAGGTAATAAGTTAAAAGAAGAAGAATCTAAAGCTAGAAGTGAAGCTAGCAAGTTTGAAGAGCTAAACACAAAAGTAAAATCTAAATTAGAAAATTACCAAGAGTTGTATGATTCTAGCCAACGCATGATTTATTTAGGTAATAAGGTTAATGATGCTGCTCTTAAGTATTTTCAAGATAAAAAGAAACGCCCTTTAGTTTCTGAACTATTACGAATTGTAGAAACGGAAAATAGTAAACGAAAAAAGAAAAGTACACAGCAAGTTAAAATTGAAAAAGCAAAGAAAATAGCTGTTGAAAAAGAGGTTATTCAAAAAGTAGAAGTAATCCGAGAAGAGAAAAAGGTAGAAAAGAAAACTAAAGCTATAGTTGAAAAAAATAAACCTAGACCGGTATTTAAAATTGGTGATCGTGTTCGTATGTTAGATGGTAAAGCTGTTGGTAGTATCGATAAACTAGAAAAAAATAAAGCTGTAGTTAATTACGGGATTTTCACTACTAATGTTAGTATAAATCAGCTAGAATTAGTGGAGGCTGTAAAGAAAAAGAAATAA
- a CDS encoding mucoidy inhibitor MuiA family protein produces the protein MKKVLFITLFLPFLIFGSEKIPSKIKAVTVYQNSAEITRQAIFTIENGTSELVFTGLSSKIDESSIQISGLQAASILSISYDINYLDKPIINIEVDEISTKIKTLELKISMLKNKIAGLDEEEVVIIKNRTVSATNQNLDLEKLKTISTYYRERITAIRNEIFSINSKINELSISIKDYRNQLAEKNSVPIKPKGEISIKFDTPIISNLTLEIKYNVQDAGWIPNYDIKSNKLNDPLQFIYKAHVYQKTGENWNDVALTLSSGNPNILTIKPTVNTDYLNFGHRKSYLSQVKKQKYTHNPTVKKVSGIVTDESGTPLPGCNVVIKGTNIGTQTDFDGFYTLDTQAGQELVFSHLGFNTNETPIYSSRINLNLEENLEALEEVIIVGYGSREKSNITRALSGKVSGIQIRGVSNVTKASQPLYIIDGVPVEGFEEGDLDVSEIQDIEILNNEVSIEIYGSRATNGIVLISTKKSTSQEDVTSTKFSIKKTCSITSDGDLSSIEINTFKLDASYEFFAAPVINENVFLTARFKDWEKLNLLPGEANVYFNGSFAGKTTIDPYTINKEMTVSLGVDDAITITRKQDRNFKSKSFTGNNRILNRTYNLEIKNNKSNAIDVMIMDRIPISQNKEIKVEDIITNNAIYDEKKGLLTWKMKLKSKEEAKESFSFQVKYPKERHITL, from the coding sequence ATGAAAAAAGTACTTTTTATAACTCTGTTTTTACCATTTTTAATTTTCGGATCCGAAAAAATTCCTTCAAAAATTAAAGCCGTTACTGTTTATCAAAACAGTGCTGAAATTACTCGACAAGCTATATTTACTATTGAAAATGGCACATCTGAACTTGTTTTCACAGGCTTATCTTCTAAAATAGATGAAAGTAGTATTCAAATTTCTGGTTTACAGGCTGCTTCTATACTTTCTATTAGTTACGATATTAACTATTTGGATAAACCAATTATTAATATAGAAGTTGATGAAATCAGTACTAAAATCAAAACATTAGAATTGAAAATATCTATGCTTAAAAATAAGATAGCTGGCCTAGATGAAGAGGAAGTTGTAATTATAAAAAACCGAACAGTTAGTGCAACAAATCAAAATTTAGACCTAGAAAAACTAAAAACGATTAGCACCTACTATAGAGAACGTATTACAGCTATTAGAAATGAAATATTCTCCATAAATTCAAAAATCAATGAGTTAAGTATTTCTATTAAAGATTACAGAAATCAATTAGCTGAAAAAAATTCAGTACCCATAAAACCAAAAGGAGAAATCAGTATAAAATTTGATACTCCAATAATTTCAAATTTAACATTAGAAATTAAATATAATGTTCAAGATGCTGGTTGGATACCTAATTACGATATCAAATCGAATAAATTAAACGATCCATTACAGTTTATTTATAAAGCACATGTATATCAAAAAACTGGTGAGAATTGGAATGATGTAGCATTAACCCTATCTTCAGGTAATCCGAATATTTTAACAATAAAACCTACTGTTAATACAGATTATTTAAATTTTGGACACAGAAAGTCATACCTATCTCAGGTAAAAAAGCAAAAATATACGCACAACCCTACAGTTAAGAAAGTATCAGGTATTGTTACTGATGAGTCTGGTACTCCATTACCTGGCTGTAATGTTGTTATAAAAGGAACTAATATTGGTACCCAAACAGATTTTGATGGTTTTTATACTTTAGATACACAAGCAGGGCAAGAACTTGTTTTTTCACATTTAGGATTTAATACTAATGAAACACCAATTTACTCCTCTAGAATTAATTTAAACCTTGAAGAAAATTTAGAAGCTTTAGAAGAGGTTATAATTGTAGGTTATGGGAGTCGAGAAAAATCGAATATTACACGTGCATTGTCCGGTAAAGTTTCAGGTATTCAGATTAGAGGGGTATCAAATGTTACCAAGGCTTCTCAACCTTTATATATTATTGATGGCGTTCCTGTGGAAGGATTTGAAGAAGGTGATTTAGATGTAAGTGAGATTCAGGATATAGAAATTTTAAATAATGAGGTTAGTATAGAAATTTATGGGAGTCGAGCAACAAATGGCATTGTATTAATTTCGACGAAAAAAAGCACAAGCCAAGAAGATGTTACCAGTACTAAGTTTAGTATAAAAAAAACCTGTTCTATTACTAGTGATGGAGATCTTTCATCCATAGAAATTAATACATTTAAGCTTGATGCTAGTTATGAGTTTTTTGCTGCTCCAGTAATTAATGAAAATGTTTTTCTTACGGCTAGATTCAAGGATTGGGAGAAATTAAATTTGTTGCCAGGAGAAGCTAATGTTTACTTTAATGGCAGTTTTGCAGGGAAAACTACAATTGATCCTTATACTATAAACAAAGAAATGACTGTTTCATTAGGTGTTGATGACGCCATTACAATTACGAGAAAACAAGACAGAAACTTTAAAAGCAAATCTTTTACAGGTAATAACCGTATTTTAAATAGAACTTATAATTTAGAAATTAAAAATAATAAATCAAATGCTATTGATGTAATGATAATGGATAGAATACCTATTTCTCAGAATAAAGAAATTAAAGTAGAAGATATTATTACAAATAATGCTATTTACGATGAAAAAAAAGGTCTACTAACTTGGAAAATGAAACTTAAATCAAAAGAAGAAGCTAAAGAATCTTTCTCTTTTCAGGTTAAATACCCCAAAGAAAGGCATATTACCTTATAA
- a CDS encoding SDR family oxidoreductase has product MNIFIAGGTSGIGYSLALHYCAKGFHVGVCGRDLDKISENKPSNILAYQADVCEISSLTLAVQSFLNKQENLDLFINCTGSYAEDVAGNISYEEAAQMLKTNILGATNCFEVARTAMLNQKIGHIVVISSVSGILDYKNSSLYTKTKRAILQISDAYHRALKPFGISITTIAPGYIDTLKLRALNNNDLSKKPFLVPLDVATKKIIEAIDAKKKLVIFPLKMKWMMTFLSLLPPPILNLIMYKKAKWMKQE; this is encoded by the coding sequence ATGAATATTTTTATTGCTGGCGGAACTTCTGGAATTGGATATTCATTAGCACTACATTATTGCGCTAAGGGCTTTCATGTTGGGGTTTGTGGTAGAGATTTAGATAAAATTTCAGAGAATAAGCCTTCTAATATACTTGCGTATCAGGCAGATGTTTGTGAGATTTCTTCACTTACGTTGGCCGTACAAAGCTTTTTAAATAAACAAGAAAATCTGGATCTCTTCATAAATTGCACAGGTAGCTACGCAGAAGATGTTGCAGGAAATATTTCTTATGAAGAAGCTGCACAAATGCTTAAAACCAATATTTTAGGAGCTACTAATTGCTTCGAAGTAGCAAGAACAGCTATGCTAAATCAAAAAATTGGTCATATTGTGGTAATTTCATCTGTATCAGGTATTTTAGATTATAAAAACTCTAGTCTTTATACGAAAACTAAACGTGCAATACTCCAAATTTCAGATGCTTATCATAGAGCCTTAAAACCTTTCGGCATTTCAATAACTACTATTGCTCCGGGGTATATTGATACTTTAAAATTAAGAGCATTAAACAACAACGACTTAAGTAAAAAACCTTTTTTAGTGCCGCTTGATGTGGCCACAAAAAAAATTATCGAAGCTATTGATGCTAAAAAAAAGCTAGTTATTTTTCCTTTAAAAATGAAATGGATGATGACATTCTTATCGCTACTCCCTCCTCCTATCCTTAATCTTATTATGTATAAAAAAGCCAAATGGATGAAACAAGAATAG
- a CDS encoding phosphatidate cytidylyltransferase: protein MELEVNNSENKFSDVPLRVKTWSYIILVFAISISSSITMKLFISWIGCQVLYEFLRMFQVKRNLLITALSLGIVQFSLLYFLYFEHYFLYAVAFLITFLIYFLMLKVTVKQGVGIVIGLSLSLLIFPHLLYLRESAFGIKALIYLVVLTELNDVFQYFMGKLFGNHKVMPKISPNKTWEGVIGGVFLTTVLSTILGYFLLTSTILIHVILGIILGVSGFFGDVFMSLLKRKTNMKDTGALLPGHGGLMDRMDSLIFNAPIFFWVLPLLIKS from the coding sequence ATGGAGCTTGAAGTAAACAATTCTGAAAATAAATTTTCTGATGTTCCGCTACGGGTAAAGACATGGAGCTATATTATTTTAGTATTTGCCATATCTATATCTAGTTCTATAACAATGAAACTTTTTATCTCTTGGATAGGGTGCCAAGTTTTATATGAATTCTTAAGGATGTTTCAAGTTAAAAGAAACCTTCTCATTACCGCTTTAAGCTTAGGGATTGTACAATTTTCATTGCTTTATTTTTTATATTTTGAACATTATTTTCTGTATGCTGTTGCTTTCTTAATTACATTTCTCATCTATTTTCTGATGCTAAAAGTTACCGTAAAGCAAGGTGTTGGCATTGTAATAGGGCTAAGCTTAAGCCTTCTGATTTTTCCGCATTTATTATATTTAAGAGAGAGTGCTTTTGGTATAAAAGCCCTTATTTATTTAGTGGTTCTTACAGAATTAAATGATGTCTTTCAATATTTTATGGGTAAGCTTTTTGGAAATCATAAAGTAATGCCTAAAATTAGTCCTAATAAGACTTGGGAAGGTGTTATAGGAGGTGTGTTTCTCACCACAGTACTTAGTACTATTTTAGGGTATTTTCTTTTGACTTCTACGATTCTAATTCATGTAATTTTAGGTATAATTTTGGGAGTTTCAGGTTTTTTTGGAGATGTTTTTATGTCTCTACTAAAGCGAAAAACAAATATGAAAGACACTGGGGCGTTACTGCCTGGGCATGGCGGACTTATGGATAGAATGGATAGTCTTATTTTTAATGCGCCCATTTTCTTTTGGGTACTACCGTTATTAATAAAAAGCTAA
- a CDS encoding flavohemoglobin expression-modulating QEGLA motif protein: protein MNAKDLVDLQRTNESLFDIDSNLDRLVKKIELLSYLNPSNTEKEKQRFFSSKYTINPELKYPKIKFHPYKLHRMFFSQRLERITDQKVQKLYQDIIYYYSNMVQCIQTIGEPKKFHYNSLRVYGTPTEKDVQNAKFILHHFDEDESVDMEKIYTPNDAKDYFEEFSKQYNFPLNIKFSTAIAADAMVSNSTQTLLIKKNTKFSKNQLITLANHEIGVHLVTTYNGLEQPLKIFSNGFPRNVETQEGLAVFSEYMSGALTLKRLKTLAYRVLASDSLIKGYTFSDTFDMIHGQYKLNRDDAFGITLRVHRGGGFTKDRLYLSGLKKIYKRHQRGESLDNLLTGKVTMDYEADIVNLQNLGLANPITHNNIAYLENKNENKTLDFILNHMK from the coding sequence ATGAATGCAAAGGACTTAGTAGACTTACAGAGAACAAATGAATCTTTGTTTGATATAGACTCTAATTTAGATAGACTCGTAAAAAAAATTGAGCTTCTTAGCTATTTAAACCCTTCAAATACAGAAAAAGAAAAGCAACGTTTCTTTTCATCGAAATATACTATAAATCCGGAATTAAAATACCCGAAAATTAAATTTCATCCGTATAAATTACATAGGATGTTTTTTTCACAACGTTTAGAGCGTATTACAGATCAGAAAGTACAAAAACTGTATCAAGATATTATCTATTATTACTCAAATATGGTTCAATGTATACAAACTATAGGAGAACCTAAAAAGTTCCATTACAACTCTTTACGTGTGTATGGAACGCCTACTGAAAAGGATGTGCAGAATGCTAAATTCATTTTACATCATTTTGATGAAGATGAGAGTGTTGATATGGAAAAAATATACACACCGAATGATGCTAAAGACTATTTTGAAGAGTTTTCGAAACAATATAATTTTCCGTTAAATATTAAGTTTTCGACAGCTATAGCGGCTGATGCTATGGTAAGTAATAGTACACAGACTTTATTGATAAAAAAGAATACTAAATTCAGCAAAAACCAACTAATTACTTTAGCCAACCACGAAATTGGTGTGCATTTAGTAACTACATATAATGGTTTAGAACAACCATTAAAGATTTTTTCAAATGGTTTCCCTCGAAATGTAGAAACACAAGAAGGCCTTGCTGTATTTAGTGAATACATGAGTGGAGCTTTAACTTTAAAAAGACTCAAAACTCTGGCATATAGAGTTTTAGCATCAGACAGCTTAATTAAAGGTTATACCTTTTCTGATACTTTTGATATGATACACGGACAGTATAAATTAAATAGAGATGATGCTTTTGGTATTACTCTTAGAGTACACAGAGGAGGCGGATTTACTAAAGATAGGTTGTATTTAAGTGGATTAAAAAAAATATACAAACGCCACCAAAGAGGAGAAAGTTTAGATAATTTATTAACTGGTAAAGTTACTATGGATTATGAAGCTGATATTGTTAATCTTCAAAACTTAGGTTTAGCAAATCCTATAACTCATAATAACATAGCTTATTTAGAAAATAAAAACGAGAATAAAACATTAGATTTTATACTTAATCATATGAAATAA
- a CDS encoding patatin-like phospholipase family protein, producing MQRKFNNAFILSGGGTRLMIYLGMYAALEELQMKPDVLIATCGGAFAATVINTFPDTISRKAYLKSEEYYQFATKERLTKEKKLSRIGFLSLQKMLSKKNAPFMEDVFHKYLADVSQDFSEDFPALTATKFSSKVPTLFIGSQILFDPKLIGQKRDGKKLYQKVIFTDEETASKIDLSAITITSENYKNSAVSGSVEIKTNLSMLVSARISVSDMYYVAPVYLEDTYFAGGAIDLIPIELAKHLANTVTIEKKQSYSPVEEALVRAVLGYSGNQRLQEIENQGANFQIDTVHIKKDLEGHYIKKSIDWKNVEICFEYPKSYQDFKDDMDKQWEYGYQQTMKSMQIEK from the coding sequence ATGCAACGTAAATTTAATAACGCTTTTATTCTTTCTGGCGGAGGTACACGGTTAATGATTTACCTTGGAATGTATGCGGCATTAGAAGAGTTACAAATGAAACCAGATGTTCTTATTGCAACATGTGGAGGTGCTTTTGCTGCAACAGTAATTAATACTTTTCCAGATACGATATCACGCAAAGCATATTTAAAATCAGAAGAGTATTATCAATTTGCAACAAAAGAACGTTTAACAAAAGAGAAGAAGTTATCGAGGATAGGATTTCTTTCACTCCAAAAAATGTTATCTAAAAAGAACGCCCCTTTTATGGAAGATGTATTCCATAAATATCTTGCAGACGTATCTCAGGATTTTTCAGAAGATTTTCCGGCATTAACAGCAACGAAGTTTTCTTCAAAAGTACCTACACTCTTTATAGGTTCTCAAATACTTTTTGATCCTAAGCTTATAGGGCAAAAAAGAGACGGTAAAAAATTGTATCAAAAAGTGATATTTACAGATGAAGAAACGGCTAGTAAAATAGACCTAAGCGCAATTACCATTACTTCCGAAAATTATAAAAACAGTGCCGTATCAGGATCAGTAGAAATTAAAACAAATCTCTCCATGTTAGTTAGTGCACGGATTTCTGTTTCTGATATGTATTATGTGGCTCCTGTATACTTAGAAGACACCTACTTTGCAGGAGGCGCTATTGATTTAATTCCTATTGAATTGGCTAAACATTTAGCCAATACGGTAACTATAGAAAAAAAACAGTCTTATAGTCCGGTTGAAGAAGCCTTAGTACGTGCAGTTTTAGGGTATAGTGGCAACCAACGTTTACAAGAAATTGAAAATCAGGGCGCTAATTTTCAGATTGATACCGTTCATATCAAGAAAGATTTAGAAGGGCATTACATCAAGAAAAGTATAGACTGGAAAAACGTTGAGATTTGCTTTGAATACCCTAAATCTTACCAAGACTTTAAAGATGATATGGATAAACAATGGGAGTACGGATATCAGCAAACCATGAAGAGCATGCAAATAGAAAAGTAA
- a CDS encoding thiol-disulfide oxidoreductase DCC family protein encodes MKNNKSHKIILFDGVCNLCNSSIQFIIKHDKIDMYRFAALQSDIGKRLATERNISTTEVDSIILIEPGIAYYIKSTAALKIGKTFGGIWSLLVIFEWVPEGFRNTIYDFIARNRYKWYGKKESCMIPTPELKSKFLD; translated from the coding sequence ATGAAAAATAATAAATCACATAAAATAATTCTTTTTGATGGTGTTTGTAATCTTTGCAATTCATCAATTCAATTCATAATTAAGCATGATAAAATTGATATGTATCGTTTTGCTGCTTTACAGAGTGATATTGGAAAAAGATTAGCTACAGAACGTAATATAAGTACAACTGAAGTTGATTCTATTATTTTAATAGAACCAGGCATAGCTTATTATATAAAATCTACTGCAGCCTTAAAAATAGGAAAGACCTTTGGCGGTATTTGGTCTCTATTAGTGATATTTGAATGGGTACCTGAAGGGTTCAGAAATACGATTTATGATTTTATTGCTAGAAATAGGTATAAATGGTATGGTAAAAAAGAATCTTGTATGATTCCTACACCAGAACTAAAATCAAAATTTTTAGATTGA